The proteins below are encoded in one region of Balaenoptera ricei isolate mBalRic1 chromosome 6, mBalRic1.hap2, whole genome shotgun sequence:
- the LOC132367961 gene encoding LOW QUALITY PROTEIN: olfactory receptor 1K1 (The sequence of the model RefSeq protein was modified relative to this genomic sequence to represent the inferred CDS: inserted 1 base in 1 codon): MDAANETSEGAAFTLLGLTTSPGQRQPLFVLFLVLYLAGILGNGLIVAIIRASPTLHAPIYFLLAHLSFADLCFTTITVPKLLANLMXHDRSISLAGCLTQMYFFFALGVTDSCLLAAMAYDHYVAIRHPLHYAMRMSRAVCTALVGTAWLVSRVHSLLHILPMAHLSFCASHQVPHFFCDHQPLLRLSCSDTRHIQLLVFTEGAAVVVTPFLLILASCRAIAAAVLQLPSATGKLRAVSTCGSHLAMVGRFYRTVIAVYFQPMSRYEAERGRVASVMYTVITPMLNPVIYSLRNRDVQGVLRALFTRQRISAGDS, encoded by the exons atggatGCTGCCAATGAGACTTCAGAAGGAGCCGCATTCACCCTACTGGGACTAACAACAAGTCCCGGACAGCGGCAGCCTCTCTTTGTCCTATTTTTGGTCCTGTATTTGGCGGGCATCCTGGGTAATGGACTCATTGTGGCCATCATCCGAGCCAGTCCAACCCTTCATGCACCCATATACTTCCTGCTGGCCCATCTGTCCTTTGCTGACCTCTGCTTTACCACCATCACTGTACCCAAGCTGTTGGCCAACCTGA GCCATGACCGCTCCATCTCCCTGGCTGGCTGCCTGACCCAAATGTACTTCTTCTTTGCCCTGGGTGTAACTGACAGCTGCCTGCTGGCTGCCATGGCCTATGACCACTACGTGGCCATCCGGCACCCCCTCCACTATGCCATGAGGATGTCCCGGGCCGTGTGCACAGCCCTGGTGGGGACTGCGTGGCTCGTGTCCCGTGTCCACTCCCTCCTGCATATCCTGCCTATGGCCCACCTGTCCTTCTGTGCCTCCCACCAAGTGCCCCACTTCTTCTGTGACCACCAGCCTCTCTTAAGGCTCTCGTGCTCCGACACCCGCCACATCCAGCTCCTCGTCTTCACCGAGGGTGCCGCGGTGGTAGTCACTCCCTTCCTGCTCATTCTTGCCTCCTGCAGGGCCATCGCAGCTGCGGTGCTCCAGCTGCCCTCAGCCACGGGGAAGCTCCGGGCTGTGTCCACCTGTGGCTCCCACCTGGCCATGGTGGGCCGCTTCTACAGGACAGTCATTGCTGTCTACTTCCAGCCCATGTCCCGATATGAGGCCGAGCGGGGCCGAGTGGCCAGCGTCATGTACACTGTCATCACGCCTATGCTGAACCCTGTCATCTACAGTCTCCGGAATCGCGATGTGCAGGGGGTGCTCAGAGCCCTTTTCACTCGGCAAAGGATCTCAGCTGGTGACTCCTGA
- the PDCL gene encoding phosducin-like protein — MTTLDDKLLGEKLQYYYSSSEDEESDHEDKDRSRGALAGSSMPADAELAGEGISVNTGPKGVINDWRRFKQLETEQREEQCREMERLIKKLSVSCRSHLDEEEEQRKQKGLQEKISGKMTLKDFAMMNEDQDDEEFLQQYRKQRMEEMRQQLHQGPQFKQVFEIPSGEGFLDMIDKEQKSTLIMVHIYEDGIPGTEAMNGCMICLAAEYPAVKFCRVKSSVIGASSRFTRNALPALLIYKGGELIGNFVRVTDQLGEDFFAVDLEAFLQEFGLLPEKEVLLLTSVRNSATCHSEDSDLEID, encoded by the exons ATGACGACCCTGGATGATAAGTTGCTGGGGGAGAAGCTGCAGTACTACTACAGCAGCAGCGAGGATGAGGAGAGtgaccatgaggacaaggacagaaGCAGGGGTGCCCTGGCCGGCAGTTCCATGCCTGCAGATGCTGAGTTGGCAGGCGAAGGCATCTCAGTTAACACAG GTCCAAAAGGCGTGATCAACGACTGGCGCCGCTTCAAACAGCTGGAGACTGAGCAGCGGGAGGAGCAGTGCCGGGAGATGGAGAGGCTGATCAAGAAGCTGTCCGTGAGCTGCAGGTCCCATCTGGATGAAGAGGAGGAGCAGCGGAAGCAGAAGGGCCTCCAGGAGAAGATCAGTGGGAAG ATGACTCTGAAGGACTTTGCCATGATGAATGAGGACCAAGACGACGAGGAGTTCCTGCAGCAGTACCGGAAGCAGAGGATGGAAGAGATGCGGCAGCAGCTCCACCAGGGGCCCCAGTTCAAGCAGGTTTTTGAAATCCCCAGTGGAGAAGGATTTCTGGACATGATTGACAAGGAGCAGAAGAGCACCCTCATCATGGTCCATATTTACGAGGACGGCATCCCAGGGACCGAAGCCATGAACGGTTGCATGATCTGCCTGGCCGCAGAGTACCCAGCCGTCAAGTTCTGCCGGGTGAAGAGCTCGGTGATCGGGGCCAGCAGTCGCTTCACCAGGAACGCCCTTCCCGCCCTGCTCATCTACAAGGGGGGCGAGCTGATAGGCAATTTTGTCCGTGTCACTGACCAGCTGGGGGAAGATTTCTTTGCAGTGGACCTTGAAGCTTTCCTCCAGGAGTTTGGATTGCTCCCAGAAAAGGAAGTCTTGTTGCTAACCTCCGTGCGTAACTCGGCCACCTGCCACAGCGAGGATAGCGATTTGGAAATAGATTGA